The following are encoded together in the Peromyscus leucopus breed LL Stock chromosome 1, UCI_PerLeu_2.1, whole genome shotgun sequence genome:
- the LOC114710454 gene encoding olfactory receptor 10A3-like produces the protein MRRQNDSSVVEFILLGFSHLPELQAHIFGAFLVIYLMTLTGNATIVTVIFLDQSLHIPMYLFLQNLSVVEASFSTAIMPEMLVVLITEKATISFGGCFAQMYFILLFGGTECFLLGAMAYDRFAAICHPLSYPVIMNKRVFVKLVMCSWVLGFMVATVQTTWVFSFPFCGPSKINHISCETPAVLELACADTFLFEVYAFTGTILIVMVPFLLILLSYIRILFTILKMPASTGRQKAFSTCASHLTSVTLFYGTACMTYLQPKSGYSPDTKKLMSLAYSLLTPLLNPLIYSLRNKEMKKAVVKLWERKVILHTI, from the coding sequence atgaggaggcagaatgaCAGCTCTGTGGTTGAGTTCATCCTCTTGGGCTTTTCTCACCTTCCTGAACTCCAAGCACACATCTTTGGAGCTTTCTTGGTCATTTATCTGATGACTCTGACAGGAAATGCGACCATTGTCACTGTCATCTTCCTGGACCAGAGTCTGCACATCCCCATGTACCTGTTCCTGCAGAACTTGTCTGTGGTGGAAGCGAGCTTTAGCACAGCCATCATGCCTGAAATGCTGGTGGTCCTGATCACGGAGAAAGCCACCATTTCCTTTGGGGGCTGTTTTGCACAGATGtatttcattcttctctttgGTGGGACTGAGTGTTTTCTCCTGGGGGCGATGGCTTATGACCGATTTGCTGCAATCTGCCATCCTCTGTCCTACCCGGTGATTATGAACAAAAGGGTCTTCGTGAAACTGGTGATGTGCTCATGGGTCTTGGGCTTCATGGTGGCTACTGTGCAGACTACATGGGTGTTTAGCTTCCCCTTTTGTGGTCCTAGTAAAATTAATCATATATCTTGTGAAACCCCAGCAGTGCTGGAGCTTGCATGTGCAGACACGTTCCTGTTTGAAGTCTATGCCTTCACAGGCACCATTTTGATTGTCATGGTCCCCTTCCTGTTGATACTCTTGTCTTACATCCGAATTCTCTTCACCATCCTGAAGATGCCAGCCTCTACAGGGAGGCAGAAGGCCTTTTCTACGTGTGCCTCTCATCTCACATCTGTTACCCTCTTTTATGGCACAGCCTGCATGACTTATCTACAGCCCAAATCTGGGTACTCACCAGACACCAAGAAACTGATGTCATTGGCTTACTCTCTGCTTACCCCTCTGCTTAATCCACTTATCTACAGTCTGAGAAACAAGGAGATGAAAAAGGCTGTGGTGAAATTATGGGAAAGAAAAGTGATTTTACATACCATCTGA